In Populus nigra chromosome 10, ddPopNigr1.1, whole genome shotgun sequence, the following proteins share a genomic window:
- the LOC133705855 gene encoding uncharacterized protein LOC133705855, whose amino-acid sequence MATTSTIQSDIRSALHATNIIISNPSLILSRATSSSARWSFSPRPLISSHYRISTPESFRVRAFSTESTEPVVKVPDKPPICTADELHYVSVSNSDWRLALWRYHPSPQAPPRNHPLLLLSGVGTNAVGYDLSPGSSFARYMSGQGFETWILEVRGAGLSIQGSTPKDIHQSAHEVSEEMEAVAKSVTNGTLSVDQQPSNVRSPPSDSRVSFVEEDSHLAGIVSVWDESKLVTKLTEIFMRLSERLSGFLSESELKIMFAELVDQISKLLVDSQLSERMNEIRGKLLSLLEARQNSAIAGQFRDLSQGLVNVIEEGQKSVSPQLFDLQERLSSIIEDFQKQLDLIVKYDWDFDNYLEEDVPSAMEYIRAQTKPKDGKLLAIGHSMGGILLYAMLSRCGWDGRDSGLAAIVTLASSLDYTPSNSRLKLLLPLADPAQALNVPVVPLGAMLSAAYPLSTRPPYVLSWLNDFISARDMMHPELLEKLVLNNFCTIPAKLILQLTTAFQNRGLCDRSGKFFYKDHLHKSNVPVLAIAGDQDLICPPEAVEETVRLFPEHLASYKVFGEPGGPHYAHYDLVGGRKAVEQVYPCIIEFLSRCDLT is encoded by the exons ATGGCAACAACATCAACTATCCAATCGGATATTCGTTCTGCTCTCCACGCAACCAATATCATCATCTCCAATCCCAGTCTCATCCTCTCACGCGCCACCTCTTCCTCTGCGCGTTGGTCTTTTTCTCCACGACCTCTAATATCCTCGCACTATAGGATTTCAACTCCCGAGTCGTTTCGAGTGAGAGCTTTCTCCACCGAGTCAACTGAACCTGTCGTCAAGGTTCCAGACAAGCCTCCGATTTGTACCGCCGACGAGCTCCACTACGTCTCCGTGTCCAATTCTGATTGGCGTCTTGCTCTTTGGCGCTACCATCCTTCTCCTCAG GCGCCTCCAAGGAATCATCCGCTATTGCTATTGTCTGGAGTTGGGACTAATGCCGTTGGTTACGATCTCTCACCTGGG TCTTCGTTTGCACGGTACATGTCTGGCCAGGGATTTGAAACATGGATTCTTGAGGTTCGGGGTGCTGGTTTGAGCATACAGGGATCAACTCCTAAAGATATTCATCAGTCTGCCCATGAAGTTTCTGAGGAGATGGAAGCTGTAGCTAAGAGTGTGACTAATGGAACTCTGTCTGTGGACCAGCAGCCAAGTAATGTTCGCAGTCCCCCGTCAGATTCTAGGGTTTCTTTTGTCGAAGAGGACTCACATCTAGCTGGGATTGTATCCGTGTGGGATGAGTCAAAATTGGTGACAAAGTTGACAGAAATCTTTATGCGTTTGTCCGAAAGACTCTCTGGCTTTCTCAGTGAAAGTGAGTTGAAGATTATGTTTGCAGAGTTGGTCGATCAGATATCAAAACTCTTAGTAGATTCTCAATTATCGGAACGAATGAATGAAATAAGGGGAAAGCTTTTGAGCTTGTTGGAAGCAAGACAAAACTCAGCTATTGCTGGTCAATTCAGGGATCTGAGTCAAGGGCTTGTTAATGTCATCGAGGAAGGTCAAAAATCTGTTTCACCGCAGTTGTTTGACTTGCAGGAGCGTCTTTCATCAATCATTGAAGATTTCCAGAAACAACTTGACTTGATTGTGAAGTATGACTGGGACTTTGATAATTACCTGGAAGAGGATGTTCCTTCTGCG ATGGAGTATATAAGGGCCCAAACCAAGCCAAAGGATGGTAAATTGCTTGCTATTGGACACTCCATGGGAGGCATCTTGCTCTATGCAATGCTGTCTCGATGTG GCTGGGATGGAAGAGATTCTGGATTGGCTGCCATTGTTACTCTGGCATCATCACTTGACTACACACCTTCAAATTCAAGACTCAAATTGCTTTTGCCCCTT GCAGACCCTGCTCAGGCTCTTAATGTACCTGTTGTTCCTTTGGGAGCAATGCTGTCAGCAGCATATCCTCTCTCAACTCGCCCTCCTTATGTCTTGTCTTGGCTTAATGATTTCATATCGGCACGGGACATGATGCATCCAGAGTTGTTGGAAAAGCTTGTCTTGAACAACTTTT GTACCATACCTGCGAAACTTATATTACAGCTCACTACAGCTTTTCAGAATCGTGGGTTGTGTGACAGGAGCGGTAAATTTTTCTACAAGGATCATCTACATAAGAGCAATGTACCTGTATTAGCCATAGCAGGGGACCAAGATCTGATATGCCCACCTGAAGCTGTTGAAG AAACTGTTAGACTCTTCCCCGAACATTTGGCCTCCTACAAAGTGTTTGGAGAACCTGGAGGTCCTCATTATGCGCATTATGATTTAGTGGGGGGGAGAAAG GCGGTGGAGCAAGTTTATCCTTGCATAATTGAATTTCTTAGTCGATGTGACTTGACTTGA
- the LOC133705188 gene encoding uncharacterized protein LOC133705188 has translation MDPPPPPPPQPPPPSATAANPTTYPDSVESSPRSRNTDSNFFDDPPLPLSSKLRLMCSYGGHIVPRPHDKSLCYVGGDTRILVVDRHSTLSSLSSRLSNTLLNARPFILKYQLPSEDLDSLISVTTDEDLENMIDEYDRTNSNNGPKPSRLRLFLFPLKPESSQSIGPILENSAKSEDWFLNALNGAAAAAAAGLLNRGFSDSASVNCLLGLDYNDSSDGLNNESNSNNNSNADLVVGGGGRDGEGSNKGVVKQDVHSVPDSPMLETTSSFGSTSSSPSLANLPPIRVHVEDGGGVRDQKVAGIEDQLAQMTVGGGRVGQRQDEGFAALSSPPPMPVSIAVSSVPVGGQMVAGEYQNRVFSDDERSDHGVPVCYRKPPQPQPQTQMQTLTPQNQQRSGSGGGAAIDLPSPDSVSSDSSLSNAINRQKPVIYQDQIMQIPSGANRVAANPVDSKINAFSDPNTRVQIHQQVQDSGYVLQHQFDQQHQHQHQHQQQQQQQQQQQQQQQQPQQQQQYIHAGAHYIQHHPTGAVPMSAYYPVYSPQQQQQHNHQLQPHMDSQYPVYYVQTRQPQAYNLPVQQPSINESTTTIPSSRNQTPPNPNMAPPSTFNPMRNAPIVKPELAAYRTATPGAPQLVQVPSSQHQQQYIGYSQVHHPSQSVAPASTGTANYGYEFADPTQAQIYYAQPMAPAMPQYHTMMPDSSGQLSNDNMKQQIRSSQPM, from the exons ATGgacccaccaccaccaccacctcctcaaCCTCCCCCACCGTCCGCCACCGCCGCCAACCCTACTACCTACCCGGATTCCGTCGAATCTTCCCCTCGCTCCCGCAACACCGACTCCAACTTCTTCGACGACCCACcactccctctctcttcaaaactCCGCCTCATGTGCTCTTATGGCGGCCACATAGTCCCTCGCCCACACGACAAGTCGTTGTGTTACGTAGGAGGCGATACCCGCATCCTTGTCGTCGACCGCCACTCAACTCTCTCCTCACTCTCATCTCGCCTCTCCAACACTCTCCTTAACGCCCGACCCTTCATTCTAAAATATCAACTTCCAAGCGAAGACTTGGATTCCCTGATTTCCGTCACTACAGATGAAGATTTAGAGAACATGATTGATGAGTATGACCGGACGAACAGCAACAACGGTCCGAAACCATCGCGATTGCGGCTCTTTTTGTTCCCTTTGAAGCCTGAGTCGTCTCAATCGATTGGGCCAATTCTTGAAAACAGTGCGAAATCAGAAGATTGGTTCTTGAACGCTTTGAATGGAGCTGCCGCGGCGGCGGCTGCTGGGTTGTTGAACAGAGGGTTTTCGGATTCTGCTTCGGTTAATTGTTTGTTGGGTCTTGATTATAATGATAGCAGTGATGGTTTAAATAATGAaagcaatagtaacaataacagTAACGCTGATTTagttgttggtggtggtggtagagACGGGGAGGGGTCGAATAAGGGAGTTGTAAAGCAAGATGTTCATTCAGTTCCGGATTCTCCTATGTTGGAGACTACGTCGTCGTTTGGTTCGACTTCTTCTTCGCCTTCGCTTGCGAATTTGCCTCCGATAAGGGTTCACGTGGAGGATGGTGGTGGGGTTCGAGATCAGAAAGTGGCGGGGATCGAGGATCAACTTGCTCAAATGACTGTTGGTGGTGGCCGTGTCGGGCAGAGGCAGGATGAAGGATTTGCGGCTCTGTCATCGCCGCCGCCGATGCCTGTTTCAATTGCGGTGTCGAGTGTGCCTGTTGGCGGTCAAATGGTTGCTGGTGAGTATCAGAATCGGGTTTTCTCTGATGATGAAAGATCCGACCACGGGGTTCCTGTTTGTTATAGAAAGCCGCCGCAGCCACAGCCTCAGACGCAGATGCAGACTTTGACTCCCCAGAATCAACAGAGGTCAGGCAGTGGCGGCGGTGCTGCTATTGATTTGCCTTCTCCAGATTCAGTTTCAAG TGATAGTAGTCTAAGCAATGCTATAAATCGACAAAAACCCGTGATTTATCAAGACCAAATTATGCAAATCCCATCTGGAGCGAACAGGGTTGCTGCTAACCCTGTTGATTCAAAGATCAATGCTTTCTCTGATCCGAACACTAGAGTTCAGATTCATCAACAGGTTCAGGATTCTGGTTATGTACTGCAACACCAATTTGATCAACAGCATCAGCATCAGCATCAGcatcagcaacagcaacagcaacagcaacagcaacagcaacagcaacagcaaccaCAACAACAGCAGCAATATATACATGCTGGTGCTCACTACATTCAACATCATCCCACAGGAGCAGTGCCCATGTCGGCATATTATCCTGTATACTCTCCCCAGCAGCAACAACAGCACAATCACCAGCTTCAGCCTCACATGGATTCGCAATACCCTGTGTACTATGTGCAGACAAGGCAACCCCAAGCTTACAATTTGCCTGTGCAACAACCCAGTATTAATGAATCGACAACTACCATCCCTTCTAGCCGAAATCAAACACCTCCCAATCCCAACATGGCGCCTCCTAGCACTTTCAATCCCATGAGAAATGCTCCCATTGTGAAACCTGAATTGGCTGCTTATAGAACAGCAACTCCAGGCGCACCACAGTTAGTTCAGGTCCCGTCCAGCCAACATCAACAGCAATACATTGGTTACTCTCAAGTTCATCATCCATCTCAGTCTGTTGCCCCTGCTTCTACTGGTACTGCTAATTATGGTTATGAGTTTGCTGATCCTACTCAAGCTCAGATATACTATGCGCAGCCTATGGCTCCCGCAATGCCTCAGTACCATACCATGATGCCAGATTCTTCAGGGCAACTTTCCAATGACAACATGAAGCAGCAGATCAGAAGTTCACAGCCAATGTAA